Genomic window (Salvelinus alpinus chromosome 26, SLU_Salpinus.1, whole genome shotgun sequence):
TTTTGGGAGAAAATACAGTAATTACAATCCCATTAAAATGTGTAGTACCTTCAGGTTTCCTTTAGTTGTGAATGCCCTGCCACAGATGGAGCAACCGaaaggtttctcccctgtgtgggtCCGCTCATGGATCTGTAGAGCGCTGGCTGAGGAGAAGTTCTTCCCACATGCATGGCAGTTGTGTTGCTTCGGGGTCCGTCGAAGGTGAGGTGGCCTAAGCAGAGAGGTGATTCCTGGGCTCACCAGAGATGGAGGAGCAGCAGGGACCTGGAGGCCGAATGGATGATGCAGCCCCTCGTTGAAGTTCGTTGGTCGATGGTGCCCATTCATTTCAGATTTGATCATCCTTGGCGCAATGCTGGTAATCAGGCTAGGAATGCTTTGGCTGGAACCTAAAACAATTAGATAAAGGGATGTTTAGAGTTTTAATATGTTGTGGGGATAACCGAATAAGATCTACATTTGCTAGATAGTGAAGGGGGAAAACAACATTTTCAACAATTGTAGTGATATAGAGCATTTAAAAATGGAACACCTTTTTACATTGTTATAACACCTACTCTATACAACAGGTATTATCAGTTGATATTGTTATCTTACCACGTTCTTTACTCAGGAACAGCGTACTGTAAGGACTCTCCTGTTTCACACACTGCCTGTTAGGTTGCATCCCTCTCAGATCCAAAGTCACTCCATTTTCCAGTACCGGAGTTGAGGTGGGCGAATCAAATTGCTCACTCTTCACTGAGGCTGTGATCTCTTGGGACTCTCCACTGTGCTTCCCAGATGGGGAATTGCAGAGGTGGACCTCCGAATTGCTTTGCGCAGGTGACACTGGTACATGCATACACGTGGACGATTCAGACACGGTTGGGCTGCTGGCTGCATTGTGATTCTGTCCTTCTCCCACTATAGAGGAGTGGATAGCAGCACGGCGCTCACTGTCCATAAAACCATTCATCATTGACTTTAGCCCAAAGGAGTGGTTTAGGTTTATGGTGGAGTCTATCATTTTCATTTGGTTCTCCAGTGCAGCTATGCTGAAGACAACAGCATCAGAGTTGGGAGGAGAACTAAAGACAGAGCTCAGGGGTTTAAGGGTATCTACACCCCCCTCCATATTGTctacctcttcttcttcttcatcatcctcttcctcccccatGGAGTTGTCAAACATGAGGTCATTGTCATAGTTTTTCAGGCTGTCAAAGTTCTTCTCGTGGAAGGAGAGATCAGTGTCGAGGTCCTGTAGGCCGTCCATCAAGGGCGAGTTTGAGATCTGACCCCCCATGTGCATGCGGATGTGCTGCTGTAGCACTACAGCGTTGGTGAACTTCCTCTGGCAGATGGGGCATGAATGTTGAACCCGGAGAGGAGGGTTTGCTCTGTGGACACCAATGTGTGTATTCAGGTTTCCTTTGGTGGTGAAAGCCCTGCCACACACCTTACATCTAAAGGGCCTCTCCCCAGTGTGGATACGGTAGTGCATCTTCAGCGCGCTTTGGCAGCTGAGCACGCGGTGACAAAGGACACACTGGTTGGGGTCTGTTATCTTCTTGTCTATGTTCTCCACCAGCTGCTGGAGCTTTGAGGTCTCTGACGTTTGCATAGAGTCCAGGAGGCCACCGAATGGAAACTTTGCTTTGAACGGGTCAGAGGCCAGGGAAAGTGGTAGAAAGTTGGAAGTCAGAGCACTGGGCTCGGGTGTGGATGTGGTAATAGTCATGGCTTTACTTGTTGCCACAGTAAATGGACTCACCCTGGGTCTAGTCATCCAGTTTTGGGGCAGATGGATTTCCTCTGCTTTCAAGACATGGGAGGATTCCCCCTCCTGATTAGACTGTGGAGACTCTAAAGCTGTGGGAACACTGGTTTCATTGCCTGTAGTGTTCAGCGACAAAGACACACATTCACTTAAGGCTGGGGAGGGCCCAAAAGGAGATTTGATGGGTGGTGTGACACTTAGAGATCCACTTGAGCTTCCCATAGTAGTGAGAGTGAAGGGAAGCTGAATGCCCATAGAGGTGGGTACCGTCGCTGAAACAGGCTTGCTATCCAGCCAAGTGGCTCCTGTTTTTTCAGGAGGGAATGACATGCCATAGGGAATACCAGAGCTCGTTGGCACATTGTCTAAATATTCCGGCACTGGATAAGGGTTCATCTGAACATGGGGATACTTTTCTTTGTGTCTCTGGAAGTGGACTTTCAGGTTCCCTTTAGTGGAGAAGCGATTGCCGCAGAGGTTGCACTTGAAGGGCCTCTCCCCGGTGTGAGAGCGCAGGTGGATCTGCAGCGCGCTGTCACTGCCAAACACTTTGGCGCAGAACCTGCACTTATGCTTGAAAAAGGGCTCCTCAGGGCTGGGCTTGGTGTCGAACATGGACACACTGGGCAGCTTGCCATTCCGGTGGTGCTTCATCAGGGCGGAAAGGGGGTCGAGGGCATTAGTCGTGGCTGCGATGCTGGCCAGGGGGTTGGGGAAGATGACACTGCTGGGGGGGCTCTGAGGTAGAAACGGCAGGCTGGATGGTGAGCTGAGGAGACTGTTGCTCTGATCCTGCATGGAGAGTGGGCTGGACGAGGTCAGGGTCTGAGTACAGCTACTGCTTGTGTGTGAGTATGAACCCATGTAGGGAGGATGTAATGAGGAAATATTGTTGCAGCTAGTAGGGGGAGGGGCAGAGTTGTCCGAGGGAGCTGAGGTACATCTAGCATCTTTCATGTGGGCCTGTCCATATGAAGTTTGTTTGGAGAGTGTGTGGGATCTTTCAAGCACAGATGCCGAAGACACAGACGCTTGTCCATTGACAGCAGAGGGTATGGTCCCAGACAGTGGTAGGACAGGGGGAGCGATGAGGCCTTGGGAGGGGAAAGGGTTTGGTGCCAGTGAAAGGGCCCTGGAGACTGGGTTTAGTGCTGTT
Coding sequences:
- the sall3b gene encoding sal-like protein 3b codes for the protein MSRRKQAKPQHLKLDEEALQTDVATEHALLEGMDEEERRRGIEEAHVRKKIAEYFTWAELYEHQRSCTEDLPQVLIVKEDEGIPEPEGSPAGSSPTLSLAILNLAHSDSADMESVDGGLELVEPMNYNDNDSTDMLEEMNMGEKEDESMEVEQQHHDKYKSSSPQNPPDITELAIPSSQSSSVTSSMPSTNVTLEILHSTRVAVAQFSQSLHSSGAGGKAATAAIPVILEHLLALQQQQVHQLQLIEQIRSQVAFMNRQPTQTALNPVSRALSLAPNPFPSQGLIAPPVLPLSGTIPSAVNGQASVSSASVLERSHTLSKQTSYGQAHMKDARCTSAPSDNSAPPPTSCNNISSLHPPYMGSYSHTSSSCTQTLTSSSPLSMQDQSNSLLSSPSSLPFLPQSPPSSVIFPNPLASIAATTNALDPLSALMKHHRNGKLPSVSMFDTKPSPEEPFFKHKCRFCAKVFGSDSALQIHLRSHTGERPFKCNLCGNRFSTKGNLKVHFQRHKEKYPHVQMNPYPVPEYLDNVPTSSGIPYGMSFPPEKTGATWLDSKPVSATVPTSMGIQLPFTLTTMGSSSGSLSVTPPIKSPFGPSPALSECVSLSLNTTGNETSVPTALESPQSNQEGESSHVLKAEEIHLPQNWMTRPRVSPFTVATSKAMTITTSTPEPSALTSNFLPLSLASDPFKAKFPFGGLLDSMQTSETSKLQQLVENIDKKITDPNQCVLCHRVLSCQSALKMHYRIHTGERPFRCKVCGRAFTTKGNLNTHIGVHRANPPLRVQHSCPICQRKFTNAVVLQQHIRMHMGGQISNSPLMDGLQDLDTDLSFHEKNFDSLKNYDNDLMFDNSMGEEEDDEEEEEVDNMEGGVDTLKPLSSVFSSPPNSDAVVFSIAALENQMKMIDSTINLNHSFGLKSMMNGFMDSERRAAIHSSIVGEGQNHNAASSPTVSESSTCMHVPVSPAQSNSEVHLCNSPSGKHSGESQEITASVKSEQFDSPTSTPVLENGVTLDLRGMQPNRQCVKQESPYSTLFLSKERGSSQSIPSLITSIAPRMIKSEMNGHHRPTNFNEGLHHPFGLQVPAAPPSLVSPGITSLLRPPHLRRTPKQHNCHACGKNFSSASALQIHERTHTGEKPFGCSICGRAFTTKGNLKVHMGTHMWNNAPARRGRRLSVENPMALLGGEAAMKFGEMFQKDLTERAMNVDPGFWNRYASAITNGLAMKKNEISVIQNGGILQLYPMTAGMDRVSTGGSPPMTSLGKTAMDLGINRPNTFLC